Genomic segment of Nostoc commune NIES-4072:
TCTTGGACTCAAACTTCATTTGCACAAGAGAAAGAAGAAGATTCTGAACCGGAAACCTTCAGCCTTGACTTTGATTTATAGCCGAATAGTACGCTTGATAACGCTAAATCCCTTATTTATAAGGTTTTTGGGTGTGGGGTGTAGTAATGCTCATGCCAGCGTTGCTCCCTGCAAAGAAGTTTATCAAACAGAATTCAGGAGTCAGGAGTCAGAATTCAGTTGGGTATTCTCTATGACTGGCGGATAGCGAGTCTACGTTCGGGTAGCGTCTCGTAGAGAGCGTCAAGATTGCTGACTCCTGAATTCTGAATAGCTGAATTCTTTTTCAATTATGTTCGCACTCATATTTACTTTTCTTGATTTTTTTCCTACACCCTACCCCCAACAAGATAGTCAGCAAGCAGGTTTCACATAAATCAAGCGTGCCATTCCATCAGCGATCGCACTTTGCACTGACCAAGCTAACAGCAGTACGGAGATTGCCGAATTTGTAATAATTAGAATATCAATGTTATTGACAAATATACAGGTATTATGAGTCTAAATTGTTAATTAATTCTTCTATTACTAAATTTTTTGTATCTTCAGGTAGATAATCAAAGATTTTTTTCAAAAGTTCTGGAGACGCATTTTGAGCAAACCAGTCTTCACTAGGATTCTCTTGAATACTCAAAAAATACTTTAAACGTTCTTCTATAGCTTCTCTATCTGCTTTATCCAATTGTCCAATTCTCTCTAACCAATTGGCTGATGAGCCTTTAAAGCAATTAGCATCAACAGTACATATTTGATGAACTAAAGCGTAGGAATTTTTATCAAGACCATTTCTACTTGTAGAATTAATTGGATATGTGGTTGGTAAACCGTTAAATGTAGTTTGTGAAGTCAGAGGAATAACAGAAAACGTTGCTATATATCCAGATTCATCTTGAAACTGATCACTTGTCCAGATGATATAAGGATGTGTACCTCTAAAAACCCTACTTGAATTAATATTCTCACTACAAGTTTGACATTCTACTTCAGCAGGCTCATCTAAATTATAAATATGAATATGACCCAGTTTGCAACGAAGAGATACCCTATAGGGATTTGTAGAATAGATCCAACCTTGTCTAGGTCTTTTTCCAGCCACTTTACAATCCTAACTCACTGACTAATTTTTCTCTTTCTGCTTGTAAGTTAAGTTTAACTTTCTCTTCTGGTCGATGGGTATTTTTTGCTTCCACCATTGGAGCAGTGCTATATACATAATCTAGTAACTGATTCAGTTTCTCTGAGCCAGCCCACTCTCTACGAATATTATCCAGTACAAACTTAATACTGAGAGGTATGTCCAAATCATCTGCCTGAGCAACTTGATTCACAGGTCTAATATATGTTGCATTATACTGAGACTCTTGAATAATCTCTTTCCCATTCATTTGATTTAAAGCAGTATCTATACCTTCATTCCAAGGGCCAAATTGATAATAACACCAATCTAGATCAGTCAGCTGCTTTCCTGTCCACTTAACAGAGTAAAGATCAGCTAAATACAAAAACTTGATTAGCTGTGTTTTTGTAATATACCCTTTTGTCGCGTAGACAAAATATTTTATTAGTTTATCCAACATGACCTTTCTCTCTGTTAACTGCCACAAAATAGTCTAATTAATGAAAAAATATAAATGTATTAAATGTATATAGAGATTCATAATCCTTTTTATTTAATAAAATATAAAGATTTTATCCAATGTTTCTATTGCTTAATTATAGTTGCTCTTTTTGCAATCTTTAACACTTTTTGGCTTGCTCATCGTAGACTACAGTATATTTGTACTAATACAATAGTACACGATTAATGTAACCGACACAATCTTTGACTAAAATCTCATGTGTTTGTTGTAACTGTCTCATGGACTTGTCGCATCTCGCTGAATAACCCTTCGCCACTTTACCATTTCCGTGAACGATACAAAGCACCTTTGACACCAAGCATCCACCCACAATGCTGGAACTTTGAACCTTGCTGCACGGTTGGGGTACTCTGAAAGTAAGCTTAATTTGTGGCGAACCTCTTTCAGAGGAGCTAACGCTAACGCATTTTTATCAAACACTTTTTTACCATTTGGTGTGGTTTTCTTGTAGAAGCCACAAGCGATCAGCTCATGCATTGCCGTAAGCTGATTGTTTCAGCAGGGACTAGGAAAACGAATTCATGGAACGATCGCTTGAACCTGTAAAGCTTGAATTGGATGCATCTTTGGCTTTGATATGAATAATTCAGGCAGAAGGTAGAAGGTCAATTACAGGGGATTCTGACAATAACAGTAATTGTAGACCGTTAAATCTACGATTTAGCAGGGAGCTTAAACCCAATTTAGCAAGGCAAAAAGGCAAAATTTAAAACTTATTCTTTCCTCCAGCAAGAATTACCCTCTGCCTTCTGCCTTGCCGGAGGCAGATAAATCTATCTTTGTAAGTCTACTTGTTGTATTTGAGATTTAGCTAATATTTTATCAATTTGAGTATTAGCATCCTCAAAAGTTTGCAATATCTGGGAAGTTAGTTTATTAGTCTGTACCTGACCAGATTGCAAGTTTAAAATTACCTCTCCATTTTTCTGCGAAATAGTTAAATCTCTCTGCTGGGTATTGAAAGCCAAGTCATAAATCTTTCCTTGAACTTGAGTAATATTTTCATCAGACTTACCCCAGACCATGCCAATCCTTTGAGCAATTTGAGTCAACCGACTGATGGCTTCAAGTTCAAATTTATCTTTATTCATTACTGTTAACGCTTCGGCTGATAATTGCTCACCAGCTTTAAACCCATTAGCCACTTCTACAATGCGTTTTTTGTAATTCTCCGACTTCCCTAACTTATCTGCGGCATTGTACCAATTTCTCAAATCATCAATAGTAACTGTCGGGGGCTTCTCTACACCTAGAGGTTCGGTTTTTGTACTATTAGTAATGTCTATTGTAGAAGGAGTAGTGGAAAGTGATGGAGTTATAGATTGGTTAGGTGGGGATTGTGCTGTTTGTTCTGGTGGTTTCAAAAACTGCGGTCGTGTGGCGAGGGAGCTAACAAATTGCTGATACTCAAGAGTAGATTCAATCACAGATCCAAATTTCTTGGTCATGTTCTCCAAAGTTTTGGGGGGAATTGAACTGCTGACTAAGTTAAATACCGCTAGACCTTTTTTAGTTTCCCTGATAACATCTTCGGGCGGGACTTGGGAATATACAACTTTTTGAGCAGTTAACCATTTAGTCACAGTTTTCTGGTTGTCAACAGCCAAGCCCATGACTCCAAGTTTTTTGTTTGATTCTGTCGAAAATAAGAAAGTAGGACGCTCTTTAATATGATGTAGAATTTTCCCACTACTCTCAATCATGTCTTGTTGTTCAGAATTAACCGATTGAGTCCCAAAAACCTGAAATTCCTTCGTCCACTTCTGGGGATATTCAACGGTATTAGAGTCAATTTGAGCGCAAATCACAGAGAAATTACTTTCAATGATCGCGGGAGCGGGTGTAAGTTGTCCAGTTTTGAGTAGTCCAAGCTGTCTGAGCGCATCTTTGTCTTTCTTGAAATGTAATACCCCCAAGGGTTCACCATTTAAAAATACAGCATCTCTAGTTTTTAAAGGTGGCGTTTCGATAGTCAGTTTTCGGTAATCTCGATCCGAAAATGACTGACCAGAAAAATCATAAAAGTTGATTTTATTGATTTTGAGGAGATTACCATTGGGAGATTCACCCAGGACAAAAGCTTGATCTCCAGTTTCGGAGATTGACGTGAGCTTTAATTTTAGGGGATTACCATTTTTCAGGTAATCAACTTGTTTTAACTGCTGGACAGAATCGCTGTCTAACTCCCCTAATGTTTTACCATCTAACTTAATTTTTACTGTTTTGTCAGTCACCGGCACAGTGCCAAATTCTAAGTTGACCGGTTCGGCATTAAAAACCTGTCCTGCATAAGAGAAGTTCTTGAGTTCGCGGATGGTAATCTCAATGGGTTCATTTCCAGGTAAACCAATAGTGGCCTTAGCAGTAGCAGGTTCCACCCCAAGGAAATTAGCTTGCGCCTTTGTGCCAATCGGTAGCTGTCCAGTTCTTGTCTCCAACATGGCGAATTCTTTATATTCGCCGTCACTATCCTGTACAAATAACAGTCTGGAAACGTGGCGTTCGTGTCCCGGTGGGTGATGAGAGGCTCTGATTTCTATGGGGTGTTTTTCGTCTGGGTTCCACTTTCTGCCCAAAAATTGATTTGCTTCATTATTAAGTGTGACTAACTTCGGTTCGCTAAATTGCAGTTTCTCCAAGCGGGAGATAATCTCATTGGGGAAAGCAGCGAAAGCAAAATTGGAGACTTTTTTAGCGATCGCCTGGGGATTTGCATTTTCTTTTCTTGCAACTTCAAGTTCATCTTGGCGGGATGCACAGATGTTCCAAGCGGCGGCGGATAGAGCAAGTTTTTCTGACTCTGGGATAGAAGCGTAAAATGCTTCTGCCGTCTCCTGCGCCAAGGCAAAGAATAGTTTAGTTGGGAGCAACGCGATTTTGTGAGGTGCTAAAATCTGGGACGTATATAGCTTGTTTCAGGATGCGATCGCAACTAAAAAACCAGATTTTGTTGAGAATATAGGGGTGTAATTGAGAACTAAACCCCGATCTCACTTTTTCGCGTTGCTCCCAGTTTAGTTTGGCTTCTAGTAAGTTCTGGTTTTAGTTCTAGGAGTTTAGCTCCCTGCATGGTCATCCCCGCCTTGAGATTGTAATCTGCCTGCGATTGTTGGCTAACTGTCCCCAGGTTGCGGTAAGCGGGTTTTCCATCTGACCCAACCTCGCCATCTATCTGTGCAACTGCTAGTAATTTGTGGGGGCGTTCACTGTTTGTGAATTTAATCTCATCTAGGCGAATATTAAGTGTCTGGGCTTTCCAGATTAAGGGATGCCCGTAGCGGGTGAGGTTGGTAATTTCGAGTTGCGTTCCTGAATCCGTTTGAACAATTGCGCTAGGGCCAGACTCTGTTTCTCGCCGCCTTGAGGCACGAACCGCAGCGTTGAATTTCAGATCGAACTCGTACTTCGCGGCGATCGCTGCAAATTTCTGCTGTGGTGTAAATTCTACTCTTTTGAACAAGTCTTTAAACTGGACGATGGGGCGCGATTCTAACTGTGATTCTTGGAAATATTTATTAGTTTGGCTAATTAATAATTCTACTGGTGAGTAACCCTTTGGTGTTATCCCCGTGCTTAAATAAACTGACGAAGATTTCTTATCTTTAATATAATTAACATCACGATACAAGTAGCGGCTGTTCTCCCGGATTTTATCCATCTCAGGTTTTTTAGCGCTTTTGAATAGATCAACTGCTATTTGGTTTTGATAACACCCCTCACCAATCATTTCTCGGTACATCAGCCGATTAGCATCCATCGCCTGCTGAATAATATCTGGCGTTCTGTTAGGATTCTCTGCTAGAGCTACAACAGATTGCATGAAAGGCTTGTACTCTGCTCTAATTGGTTTGGGCTTCTCGCCATGTTCCTGTTCAAATAAACTTTGATAGCGCTTAGATACTTGGTCTAAATAAGTTGATTGCTGTTCTAAGGTACCATAAGTTTTAAGTACCTCAATTTCCGATTCTAATGCTTCCAGTGCTGTCACTTGATTGTTGATTATGCCCACGCTGATGCTATCACTCATGTGGATAGCTATTTCTTCAAATGGCGGCTGGGTTCCATCGGTGGGTTCATAAAATGATTGTTTTTTGAGCTTAACCGTGGGCGAATAGGCGTTTTGTGGAAGATTTCTTCGCTCTGCCTCTGCTGTCAGATTAGGATATAAGCTAGCTCTTGCTACACCAATGCAGTCACCATCGTAGTCTCGTGCTTGGCGTTCTGATTCTGTTTCTGCTGGATCGATAAAATCAACATCAACCCCTCGTGCTTCTAACTCTGTAATTCTTTGCTGTATGCGCTTGTGGTCTTCGTCATTGACCACAATTATGCCTTCTAAGGGTTCACCATCTGGAGAAAGGCGGTCTTCAACGTGTTTATTGATAGACACACACAATCCATTAGAGTTGAGGAAAGGAGAACGAAAGTTAAGAACTTTTTCTCCAAGTTCCAGCCAAGGGGCACAAATTTCACCATTTTTGAGTTCCTTGGAAGGAATAATCATTGCTCGGTCAAAAGTAAGCGTTTTCCCAATAGCAATATCTCGCCACTCACTTTGGACAAATCGGCTTAATTCTTGTTTGACCTTCTCAGTTTCTAAAAGCTGCTGATGCCTTAGTAAATCAGCTTTAATGAGTTTGTACATGAACAAGTCATCTTTGCCGGGATCATTATCCAACTCCTGATCTGCATCTAAGTCATCATTTGCCCCTAAGTTTTTAACATCTGTTTCTTGATTGATAATCTCTGATGCTTTTAATTTATTTTGGCTCAATGATTCTTTACGTTTTTCGTATCTTTCACAATAGTAAGCAGCAATAAGTCTTGGATCATCTTGAATAGAGGTTAATCTTTGAGCTTGTACCTCTAGTTCCTCAATAAAATCTTTAAGTCCGTGAGGGAAAGATGCCAAGAGTTGGGAGATAGACATCTGACCTTGCTGAGATTGCCCTTTTTCAGCTAACCAAATATTTTGCTGATATAATCCTGGTTGAATTTGAGGTTTAGTGGGGCCTTCTGGTCTATCCTTGTCTGTTCCCTTAAAACTGCTTACGGGGAGAATTATATCGATTTTTGGTTCGTTTTTAGGATTTGCATATTCTATTCTATCTAATCTGTATGGTCGGAGTGTTCCTTTGCCAAAACGGTATTTAGTAGTATCTTCTCCAACTCCATCCACCCAACCGAATCGATGCTGAATTACACGATAGCTTTTATCTGCTTGGGATTCTCTTAAGGTTAGCTTGTCGTAAAGTTGTGTTGAAATCTGCCCATAACAATCGCCAACTAATTTATATGCCAAATCATTCGATAATATCCCTCCATTTTCACCCCTGTTATCAGTAGAATCATCTACTACCAGAATATTTAGCTTTTCGTGAATCGCATTTTTACAAGCCCCAAGGAAGATGGAACCATAAGCCCCACGGTCTTTACTATCTGGACAAATTTTTTGAATCGTTTCTAAACATTCCTTTTCTCCATAAAGTAAGCGAGTTTTTGAAGATAATAGTAGGATATGTCCATCTGGATGATTTTTTAAGTTTTCATCTGTACTGTATTCATCTGAATGTCCAAAGAAGAATTTTTTATCAGGAAAGTAAAATTCCAGTAAAGTATTACTGAGCTTTTCAGTTAAAATAGTTTGACACTCATCTGTATAAATCCATTGATTGAGCCTGGGATCAAAATGTTTAATTTCCAGAGTCATGGTTTTAAGAAGTTAATGAAACTTGGTTAATCTCTTGAGAGGTTTGTATGTCGAGAATTAAACGTTGGATAAATATGCATAAGAAAGAATTCAATGCAGATGGAACTTTAAAAGATGAAGTAAGACAACAAAAGTTATCTAATGGCGCACATCCAGGAGCAATTGATAGTTATGCTCGTAGAGTAAAAGAAGAGTATGACGAGTGGAAGCACCTGGATGAGACTGATCCAGAACCGTGGCCAATCTACACAGCCTACGATTTCTTCACTGAACAAGAAAAAAAGGAGTTTAACCCAGATGGTTCTCTCAGACCTGAATATGTAGAATATGCTCAGAAAATTGGCATCAGTGAAAGTGCCCTCGAACAGCTTGAGTGGCGCAAGAAAATGGAGGTTGATAATTACAATAAAGTGTCTGCCTCACACGTAGAACAAGGCATCAACTTTGGTGCATGGTTAATGAGAGGAAGGATTGAAGATAGCAGAACATACGTCCAACGTCGTCAGCAGATGGAGCAAGACCTGCGTAACTTTGAGGATGTTGACAGTTTGCCTTTCGATAAGGACACCTCCTATTAAAGTAGGTGAGGTTAGGCTGTAAAGAAAGTTTTTATCCATCAAATACAGTGATTTTATCTGAATATGTGAAAAAAGCGATACCTACGGCGGTTACGCATCGTTAAGTAAAGCAGCGATCGCAGTTTCATAAATTGTGATCGCCTGTTGATAAGTTTCTAACGTCTTTTGCTCCTGCATAAAACTAATCCGCTACTGGATATTAAGGTTTACTTGTCACATAGCTCTTTGATAAAAGCATCAATCGCTTTCGCTGCTGAGGACTATCTAGACTTTCTGGAATGCAACTCAGAGCAATACAAAACATACTTGAAAACCTGACTAAAAATACAGCTCTCCAATGGCTTCAAAAGCTTGTAGGGAATGACTTATACCTGACTAAAAAATTGCTTAGAGGAGAATTAACAGTATTTTCTCCTCTAATAAATTAATTATCTGCGCCGTTTAGGTTTACTCTTATTGCGCTCATACTCAGCAATAATATCCTTGGTCTGTTGTGGAAGAATGACACTTTTATTGTTAAATCGCATTTGATATACCAGATAACAGGGACTTTTGGGATCAGGACAGGAAAGATTTGTTGGCAGATTAATGATTGTTACTCCTGCAAAAGTCGCAGAAGCTAACATGGCAGAGCCAAAAAAGAAAATACCAGAGCGGCCAGAACCGACCCAACCACCGAGCCAAAAAACAAGTCCTTTGAACTGTTCAAAGCGGTTTTGACGAAGTTTTTGACGTTCTAGTTGTGCTTCGTTCCAAGCTTGCAGTTTTTCCAGCTTGTGGGCAGCTAATTTATTGGCTTTAGCATCGGAGGCTTTTTCGACTTGAATATCAATAGTGCGTTCTTTGGCTGCAATTTCTTGTTTTAATCGGTATTCATTCCATTCTTGGATACGTTGGGCGACAGCATCGGCATTGGCGAAGAAGGCAATGAGGGTGTCGTCTCCCAATTCATTCCAGATAACTGTGCCCTCTGTTGCTTTTTTTGGGCAATTCGAGCCATGATTCTTTCTTCTAATTGAGCGAAGAGGTTATTTTCAGAATCGCTCTGTTGTAATTTCAATGCGACATTTTTCAGGTAAAGTGATTGAACTAACTCTGGGGCTTCTTCAGCCTGAGCAGCAGTAATTTTATCAATCAAGCTAGATAAATCTTCTCTTGCCGCTACAGCTTTTTCACTAACATTCTCAATGACTGCATCTAATTTTAATTGTTGAGAATTTTCGCTTTTACTTAGAGTTGTTAAGCTGGCTGCAACTTCTTCAAAGGATTTGTTTTGCTCTTTTATTGATTTGTAGGTTTCAAGAAAGCGTTCGCACTCATCTGGGCTATACTCATCTTGCTCAGATAGTCCGCAGACTTGGAGAATTAATAAAGCCTGAGAAAGTGCGATTTTATAGCCTCTTTCACGAGCAATAACTAGTAATTCAGTGATATCTAATGGTGATTGGGCTTTTTTTCCTTGTTTTTTCCCTCCATTCTTCGTTGACGACGAGGAATTGCCCTGAGTTTCTGACAGTGCATTGTCAACAACTGGAGATAATAGAGCCATTACTTCCTCATCATTTCTACCCTGCTCAATTAAGGTGCGACATTCACGAAACCTGTCTGCATCATTCTCGGTATATAACTCTTTTTCAGGTATCCCACTCAAGCGTAAAGTTCGGCTAATTTCGGATGGTGAGAGGTTGTTGAAAAGTTCTTGTGGTTGATACATAATTATCAATTTCTATTTAGATAAAGTTGAAAAAGGATTTAACCAGTCAACTTTTAACTGTCTTTGTTCTGTTGGGGGAATATTGGACGGTTCTGTTGGGGAAATCTTAGATGGTTCTGTTGGGGGAATATTGGATGGAAGGGAAAGTGATGAAAGTGAATTTCTGTCTACTGCAATCATCGTGGCTGCCTGAGACGGGATTTCTCCCAGCAGTCCCATCAGATATGAAGAGTGAAGTTGAAGGCGGTAAAGACAAGCACGAATGTGTGGTTCTAAATCTACGGGTTGCTCTTGGGCTTGATAGGCTAAAGGAAGCCAATAGCTGCTAATAGCAATTATCACCATATCTTTCGCAGGATAAAGAGTATTTCTGGAGTTTAAATACTTAAACAGCATTGCTTCGGAGCTATCAGTCTTAACTCTACTTCGTAAGCGAAACTCAACATCTGAAAACATTGCTAATATTCCTTTAAAACGAGCAAATTACTAGGACGCACGATGGTTTGAAATAGCTGATGTAGCGTTTTGATAACGGAATAATCCGTATACATCCGTGAAACGTAAGCACAACGCATCTTTTTTAATCGGCAGGTTAAAAGCCAAGCGCACATCCTCTTCTAATTCTGCCGCCCATGAAATCTCGGTATAAGTAAATAAGTTTTTCAACTCAGCAACTAAATATTCCGATGTTCCCCCACCAATAATTACTTGCTGAATATCAACAGGAATATTCATACTCAGCCAAATAGATACTTTATTCCAGTATTCTTTCCGAGACAACTCCGCTACTTCAACAATTTGTGCTACTTCCTCAGCTTTAAACTCAGCATTCTTACTCCGAGCCAAGGTGTTAAAGTATCTCGGTTTTAACGCTGAACCTGATAGATGAACAGCCTTTAACAAATCATGTAAGTTCTGTCCCGATGTTCGGCTTTTGATTCTCTCCAGCATCCAGGCTAAACCCAAACCGGGAGCAACGCGAAAAAGTGAGATCGGGGTTTAGTTCTCAATTACACCCCTATATTCTCAACAAAATCTGGTTTTTTAGTTGCGATCGCATCCTGAAACAAGCTATATACGTCCCAGATTTTAGCACCTCACAAAATCGCGTTGCTCCCTCCATGTGTGCATCAGCGATGACGACCAGTGGCGCGTTGTATACTATATATTCCAGGACTTCAAGTATTGCTGCACGGTGCTGTTTGCAAGTATTACTGTGTAGTAGGTGGGTGAGGTATTGGCAGGCTTCATCTATAAATATGCAGCCGTAGGTGAGAGACTGAGTATTCAGCTTATGCAAGCTGTCGATAGTAATACTAAGGGCTTGAGCCTGGGCTAAACCTGTGTAACCCAAGTCGGAATACATCGCCGTCTGCAAGCGTTCGGCAAGATTTTTCAACAAGTTAACCCGATGCCCATTGTTAAGGAACCGCGCGTTGGGGTTTTGGTCACGCCACCAGCGCATAAGTTCAGTTTTACCAGTGCCCATATCACTCCACAGTACAACCAGTCCAATTTCTGGAAAACGGAAAGACTTTTTGGGATTTTGGGTACTGGGTTTGTGGTCAGGGCAGTCAGAAATTATTAACTCTTGTTTTCCTTCTCCCTCCCCACAGCTTGTAGAGCTAACACTTGGGGTAAACAATTGCTCTTTTTCGATATCATAAAGAGTTGGGACAGATGAACATTTTTCCTCCAGATCCGGAATGCAGAGTGCTTGGCTCAGATATTTAATATTGACTGTGACATCGGGTTTATACCTACTCAAACCCCATTTTTTAGCCCGATACGAGCGCTGGTAATCGGCAAGTGATTTGGCATC
This window contains:
- a CDS encoding type II toxin-antitoxin system antitoxin SocA domain-containing protein gives rise to the protein MLDKLIKYFVYATKGYITKTQLIKFLYLADLYSVKWTGKQLTDLDWCYYQFGPWNEGIDTALNQMNGKEIIQESQYNATYIRPVNQVAQADDLDIPLSIKFVLDNIRREWAGSEKLNQLLDYVYSTAPMVEAKNTHRPEEKVKLNLQAEREKLVSELGL
- a CDS encoding type II toxin-antitoxin system PemK/MazF family toxin; the encoded protein is MAGKRPRQGWIYSTNPYRVSLRCKLGHIHIYNLDEPAEVECQTCSENINSSRVFRGTHPYIIWTSDQFQDESGYIATFSVIPLTSQTTFNGLPTTYPINSTSRNGLDKNSYALVHQICTVDANCFKGSSANWLERIGQLDKADREAIEERLKYFLSIQENPSEDWFAQNASPELLKKIFDYLPEDTKNLVIEELINNLDS